A single region of the Bacteroides luhongzhouii genome encodes:
- the xylE gene encoding D-xylose transporter XylE, giving the protein MINTTNEGSKLYLYSITSVAILGGLLFGYDTAVISGAEKGLEAFFLSASDFQYNKVMHGITSSSALIGCVLGGAISGIFASRLGRRNSLRLAAVLFFLSALGSYYPEVLFFEYGKPNMDLLIAFNLYRVLGGIGVGLASAVCPMYIAEIAPSNIRGTLVSCNQFAIIFGMLVVYFVNFLIMGGHQNPIILKDAAGILSVSAESDMWTVYEGWRYMFGSEAFPAAFFGLLLFFVPKTPRYLVLIQQDEKAYSILEKINGKTKAQEILNDIKATAHEKTEKIFTYGVAVIVIGILLSVFQQAIGINAVLYYAPRIFENAGAEGGGMMQTVIMGIVNIVFTLVAIFTVDRFGRKPLLIIGSIGMAVGAFAVAMCDSMAIKGILPVLSVIVYAAFFMMSWGPICWVLISEIFPNTIRGKAVAIAVAFQWIFNYIVSSTFPALYDFSPMFAYSLYGIICVAAAIFVWRWVPETKGKTLEDMSKLWKKNK; this is encoded by the coding sequence ATGATTAATACAACGAACGAAGGTAGTAAACTCTACCTATATTCGATAACCTCTGTCGCCATTCTGGGAGGACTGCTTTTCGGATACGATACAGCAGTTATTTCCGGTGCAGAGAAAGGTTTGGAGGCTTTTTTCCTTTCGGCCTCTGATTTTCAATACAATAAAGTAATGCATGGAATCACTTCTTCCAGTGCATTGATTGGCTGTGTACTGGGTGGTGCGATCTCCGGTATATTTGCTTCCCGTTTGGGACGTCGTAATTCTCTAAGGCTTGCTGCCGTACTCTTTTTCCTTTCAGCATTAGGTTCCTATTATCCTGAAGTCCTATTTTTCGAATATGGAAAGCCGAATATGGATTTGCTGATTGCTTTTAATTTGTATCGTGTTTTGGGCGGTATCGGTGTTGGACTGGCTTCTGCAGTCTGTCCGATGTATATTGCTGAAATAGCCCCTTCCAATATTCGTGGAACGCTTGTATCATGTAACCAGTTTGCTATCATCTTCGGTATGTTGGTAGTATACTTTGTGAATTTCTTGATTATGGGCGGACATCAAAATCCTATTATTCTGAAAGATGCGGCCGGTATACTGTCTGTTAGTGCTGAATCTGATATGTGGACTGTTTATGAAGGATGGCGTTACATGTTCGGTTCGGAAGCTTTCCCTGCCGCTTTCTTTGGCCTGTTGTTGTTCTTTGTTCCGAAGACTCCTCGTTATCTTGTATTGATACAGCAGGATGAAAAGGCTTATTCGATCCTTGAAAAGATCAATGGTAAGACAAAAGCGCAGGAAATTCTTAATGATATTAAAGCTACTGCTCATGAAAAGACAGAGAAAATCTTTACTTATGGAGTGGCAGTAATTGTGATCGGTATTTTGCTTTCTGTATTCCAACAGGCTATCGGTATTAATGCGGTACTTTATTATGCTCCTCGTATTTTCGAAAATGCAGGTGCAGAAGGAGGTGGCATGATGCAAACAGTTATTATGGGTATTGTAAACATTGTCTTTACATTAGTTGCAATCTTCACTGTAGACCGCTTCGGACGTAAGCCACTATTGATAATCGGTTCTATTGGTATGGCTGTAGGTGCATTTGCGGTAGCAATGTGTGATAGCATGGCAATAAAGGGTATTCTTCCGGTACTTTCAGTAATTGTGTATGCAGCATTCTTTATGATGTCTTGGGGGCCGATTTGCTGGGTGTTGATCTCGGAAATATTCCCGAACACGATCCGTGGTAAAGCGGTGGCAATCGCTGTAGCATTCCAATGGATATTCAATTACATTGTATCTTCTACTTTCCCTGCACTGTACGACTTCAGTCCGATGTTTGCATATAGTTTATATGGTATTATCTGCGTGGCTGCTGCTATCTTTGTTTGGCGTTGGGTACCTGAAACGAAAGGCAAGACATTGGAAGATATGAGCAAGCTTTGGAAGAAAAATAAATAA